The Hypanus sabinus isolate sHypSab1 chromosome 3, sHypSab1.hap1, whole genome shotgun sequence genome contains a region encoding:
- the LOC132390689 gene encoding uncharacterized protein LOC132390689, with the protein MCIVQIHCNCAAYRQTMSTHSKTWTTFRHKLMLPMTFPPQKEVFGKSKHLVNCSFGKPGINHTMKTIMVLGAKRSGKTTLINGMINYILGVEWGDNFRYMLIQEETFFTSPQGIDQIDAVCFVTQASLPRLSQTQKYVFDSILSIFGKDISENIQILVTFADGNPPPPVLEALKVAEVPYPKDKNGVSVHFTFNNSVIIAQCPSSGNATNKGLDDSGEEENDDNFDAMFWKMGINSMKKFFRALDTMAPRSLVLTKRF; encoded by the exons ATGTGCATTGTTCAAATCCATTGCAACTGCGCAGCCTACAGACAGACCATGTCTACACACAGCAAGACCTGGACAACGTTCAGGCACAAGCTGATGTTGCCAATGACATTCCCGCCACAGAAGGAGGTATTTGGTAAGTCCAAACATCTCGTGAATTGCTCCTTTGGAAAACCTGGCATAAACCACACCATGAAGACAATTATGGTTTTGGGAGCAAAACGGTCAGGAAAGACCACCCTTATCAATGGGATGATCAATTACATATTGGGTGTGGAATGGGGTGACAACTTCAGATACATGTTAATACAGGAAGAGACA TTTTTCACTTCCCCACAGGGGATTGATCAGATTGATGCTGTCTGTTTTGTTACTCAAGCATCTTTGCCTcgcctgagtcagacacagaaataTGTCTTTGATTCAATTCTTTCTATTTTTGGCAAAGATATTTCAGAAAACATTCAGATTCTGGTGACTTTTGCAGATGGAAA cccccccccccccgttctggAGGCTTTGAAAGTAGCTGAGGTACCATATCCCAAAGATAAAAATGGGGTGTCAGTTCACTTCACATTTAACAATTCTGTCATAATTGCCCAGTGTCCATCCTCTGGAAATGCTACCAACAAGGGATTGGATGACAGCGGGGAAGAGGAAAACGATGATAACTTTGATGCGATGTTCTGGAAGATGGGAATTAACAGTATGAAGAAATTCTTTAGAGCCCTCGACACAATGGCACCAAGAAGTTTAGTTTTGACCAAAAGGTTTTGA